The Vitis vinifera cultivar Pinot Noir 40024 chromosome 3, ASM3070453v1 region TTTCATTTGAGGGAAGTGTTTGACCTTGAGTTCAAAATTCAAGATGTAAATTTTGAACAATCTCTTTAATAactaaacaaaatttatttgcaGATCTATGTTTCATCACTTACAATGGCAATGGCAATGGCGCTTAGAATGCAATCTTTATTCATGCTCTGCGGATTCTTCTTTGCCAACTCCTTTGTCATCCAAGAAGCCACCATCAAGGACATCCAACACGCATTCTCTCAAAACCAACTGACCTCCAGACAGCTCGTCGACTTCTACCTGCACCAGATCCAGGCCTTGAATCCCAAGCTTCATGGCGTGATAGAGGTGAACCCAGATGCAGGAGATGAAgcttgaaaatgtgaatctcaataatgaactacacctagaggggggtgaataggtgttgtagaacaatttaaaaattcgAATGTCcttcaaagaaaaaaggaaagaaagccATGCAAGTCACTTGGAGTGACTCAGAATCATGTCaatctagtgaaaaaaaatccaatgctgTTGAATTTGGTTGGTCTCCACCTAAGGTGTTGGATAGAGAAGGAAGACCAACTAATGTTATCAAGCCTAAGTTGGAATGGGATAGAGGTGACAATGAAGCTAGTGAGAACAATGCTAGAGCCATGTATTCTATCTTTAATGCCATTAGCACGGATGAATTTCGTAGGATAGCCACATGTACTTCGGCTAAGGAGGCTTGGGATATTCTCCAAgtgactcatgaaggaactaatgCCGTGAAAGTGTCCAAGCTTCAAATGTTGACATCTAGGTTTGAGACCattaggatggatgatcatgaGAACTTTGGAGAGTTCTATGCAAAACTGATGGACATAGTGAATTCTAGTTTTAATCTAGGTGAGCCCATCCCTAATTCCAAAGTGGTTAGAAAAATTCTAAGATCTCTTCCGGAGAGATTTAGAGCAAAAGTCACTGCCATTGAAGAGTCCAAGGATGTGGATTCCTTGAAAGTGGATGAACTTGTGGGTTCACTCCAAACCTTTGAAATGACTCTTGGATCACCTAGGAAATCAAAGGGCATTGCCTTGAATGCCATTAAAGAGGAGTCCTTAGGTTTCAAAGGTGAGGGTAATGAGAAAATGTTGGATGGAGAGGTTGCTAAATTTcctagaaaattcaaaaaatacatGAAGTTCAGGAAATATAAGAAGAAGTCCAATGAAGATGCTAGAAAATGGAATAATTCAATgggaaaatcaaatgtaaaagacaaaaagaaagacaagaatatcaaaatataaagtgagagaaagagacaatgaacaccagatttttaacgtggaaaacctccgaagagatcaaaaaccacgggcctatcaccgattgaaaactccactatgaagaataaaaactgagtacaaggttttacctagctcaagccaaccaatccttcctggaatacttgactagtaccttcattttcagcttctccttttgaagcacacttggagtccgcaccaagctcaatctcggcctcttcttgaatccacacaagaagaaaatgggtttttgcacaaacccaaatagaatgagagattgagaTATGAAGGAAGAAAGGAATCAACCCATTTgttgctcaagaaaatccattaaaaaccagtttggaaaacattaagagaaatggattttctttgcaataaAAAACCCCaacttaggaaagcaaaaacgAGAAATGAAGAACACTTGGAGTGTGGCTGCTCTCCCCCATTTTCTGCAGTCACTCTACttagaaaatgagagaagattggtttttaaagtgtaaaaagaaacccttaatctaatggctgagatttgatcaaaaaaacattagttggaTAGATCCACCCCTACACTTAGATCGATCCAGAAACAGAGGAATGAAATccttgcaccaaaaaccattcttcccaactttctaacacatttaaagattaaaaaccggGTTGATTAACACCCAAACTCGACTACATACCTCGacctcttagcaaagtcttagtcttcaaagtcaagtagtccgaataggaataggaaagccgagttaggggacacttaggaattttgtccggaattgccaacctagctaaacactcacaaagCTGACAAAGCCGATTCAAGAATGAAAAGCAAGACGAAGGTGGGAGAGTTGAATGGGATACCGGTGTTGCTGAAGGACAGTATAAATACCAAAGATATGTTGAATTCAATTGCTGGGTCATACGCATTGTTGGGGGTGGAGGTGAGTGGAGATGCGACGGTGGTGAAGAAGTTGAGGAACGCCGGAGCATTGATACTGGGGAAGGCTAGTATGAGTGAGTGGTGTTAGTTTCGTTCTTTGAAAATTCCCCGAGGTTGGTGCACAAGAGGTGGACAAGCTAGGCGTCGTGAGCTTGCatatttcctttctttctttatttctttccatatctTGGTTTCACTATTTTCTCCTTTTAAATTTGTTTCTACTCTAAAGTAGATTCTAAAGAATTTCGACAAAACTATTATTGATCTTGTTCAAAAGAAAGTTTGCTAAATTTCGATCAGAAGTTGGAGTTAACGATCGATTTGAAAGGATTAGAGGCGCAAGAACCCTTCTTGAGTGATTTAGGCCAGAAGTTGAagtaataattcaaaaaaatttcaaagaaaagaaaaaaaaaagaatgccTCAGATTCTTAGCCAATATTTACTCTGTGACTACTGAATTACGTGCAGAATCCATATGTTGATTCCGGAGATCCATATGGGTCAAGTAGCGGATCTGCAATATCAGTGGCATCCAACATGGTGGCCGTCTCGCTTGGGACTGAGACCAATGGTTCCATCATCTGCCCAGCTGATCATAACTCCGTTATAGGGTTTAAGCCCACCGTTGGACTCACCAGTCGGGCAGGCGTCATCCCTATTTCACCCCGGCAAGACAGTGTTGGGTAACTGTAAGCTACCTCATGTCTGAtatcattaatttattaaaatctcAAATACATTCATTATGCCATTTGTATGGTACATGTTTATAAGTTATATTCCACGTCAAATAGTGAAAAAAGTTTGTATGGGTGTATGTGTATGATGGGTTTTTTTAATCTCGTAAACATGTTTTAGAGTTGTATGAATTTTTTggataatatctatatgattgAAAATGAATTGTTACAAATGTTATTATAGACGATCTTACACATGGGTGTAAGAATTCATTCTCTTTTTAAGCTCAtagatcttatgaattattTGAATCCAAAATAGACGATATCTATACGATTAAACCAACAAACAATATCCATATGGGTCTATGAGTTTAGagcaaataatatttaaatagataatatttacatgattAGAAGTAGATTACTACACCTACTATAACAATTGCTTCTTTGGCCTAAATCAGAGGATATGTCGGATATTATGTCAAATGAATTTTGTTCAATAGTTAGTAAGACATTTCTCTACTGTAGGCCCATATGCAGTGTTGATGTCTCGCGTCCCAGGGATCCACGCTGCTGCCAAGTGGATGCGCGCTTTCAACCAAAAATGAGTTTTGACTCAATCGATCCTACAAAAGATGTCCGGTGGTTTTGTTAGTCATGGCTTCAGAGATCAAGCTATTGTCATTTTTCTGGGATATCAtacttacctttttctttgtGTGAAGACCCTTTTATATAATGTTAGAAGCTCTGCtcccctctttaatggtgggaagactttttggcttgtcatgatgtccTCAAGGTGGTGACACAGTCATCATCACCTTGCAGGCGGCTGCCAAAGCTCGTGAGAGGTGACTTGCCATCACCCCTGTCTTTTCGCTCTGCAGGCGACGGAACGTGGGTTGTGACAGGCTGTCTGGGATGACTCAACAAGGCTTGCTCCTTGCAGTCAATGATTCGGACAatatatccggataggatagaGCATCACCCGGGTATGATATTTGAGAGTGCCATATGCCCCCCCCCCCCTAGGGGACCCGGATAGGGGTGCGCGCCACGTATCCTCTTGGGGGGTACAAATAGAGTTGATCTGGACAGCggtgcgtgccacgtgtcgTCGGGGGGGTCCCTACATGCAGGACTGTGTCGGATGCGGTTTATGTGCTGGATGCTATAGTAGGTTTCGACCCTAGAGATAGCCAGGCAATAGAAGAAGCATCAAAGTTCATACCGAATGGTGGCTACAAACAATTTTTCAACAAAGATGGGCTTACTGGAAAGAGATTGGGTGTTGTGAGGAATCCATTTTCTTACTTTTACAATGAATCCACTGCTATTCTAGCCTTTGAGGCTCATCTGAACACATTAAGGTAGAAGATACATATGCTTTGTTCCATATATAAACAAAGTCTGATCTCATGTAATAAACATACATTGATTTGGCATCCAGTGATCACGAGAATTTTCTCTTGGAAATTGCAGGCAAAGGGGTGCAATTTTAGTGGACAAtctggaaaaagaaaatattgatatcATCATGGACCCGAATGAATGTGGTGAATCAACGGCCTTGTTGGCTGAGTTGAAGCTCAACATAAATGGGTATCTAAGAGAGCTCACCAGCTCTCCAGTGAGGTCCTTAGCAGACATTATTGCCTTCAACTTGAACAGCTCTGATCTAGTAAAGACACCTGAAAAATGGATTATTGTGTTATTCCAAGTTATGAAGGTTATAAATTAATGCATTATATAAGCTTTGTGTCATTGCAAGAGAAGACTGATGAATATGGACAGGAAGTCTTTATGGCATCAGAGATGACAAATGGGATTGGGGAGGAAGAGAGGACGACAATGGAGATGCTGGCAATTCTGTCACGTGACGGCTTTGAGAAACTGATGAAGGAGAATGAGCTTGATGCGACTGTGACACTGGGTCCGGGCATGGCCCCTGTGCTGACCATTGGAGGTTACCCAGGAATTACTGTTCGAGCTGGGTATGATGAGGATGGAATGCCCTTTGGCATATGTTTTGGAGGACTAAGGGGGATGGAGCCGAAGCTTATCGAAGTTGCTTACGGTTTCGAACAACCTACAATGATTCGGAGGCCTCCTGCTTAGCTCCAAATGATCATTTAGCCATAAATTAGGTCTTTCTCAAGTAATGTCTGGTGGCCTAATGAAGGGTATTTTGTTTCCGATGATAATAATAGAGGAATGGTTCGTATATGTTGTTAATTCTAGTGATAATTGATGTTAACATGCTCGTGAttataaaaagtgtttctaattattttttgaaattctgaTCAAATGGGTTTTGATTgaactttttaattaattatgagtattcttttttacaatttatttcTTGATTGATCTCAGAAACACCAGGCCTGTGTGTCCAAAAATGACGTTTGCATTAGCACAAGTAGACGTGAGTCTGTGACCAGGCCTCTCTGTACAAAAATAAGACTGCAAACACTTGAGCTCAGCACAAACAGCTGATTAAGAAAGCAGACAAAGCAGAGAGAAGCAATGGTGTCTTCAAATTTTGCCATGCTTTCATTACTTCTCATCAGCTTCAgatccttttgtttttaaaaacaatatagaGGTTGTTCTCTGAATcttgtgtcttttttttttttcaatcttgttttaaaaatttataatttcaaaacaattgccaaacatgtaaaaaaaaataaattaaaagttgttttttatatttttaaaactgtttttaaaaattccaacaaacaTGTTATTAATCTTACATAAttgtttcaatttaaaattgtatttatattgtttaatctttttaattacTATATACTGTTTTGAAAATCATATTGGATTTTCTGGTTTGGTTCTCTCTATTAAATCAGATATTTGAACCAACCCCAAAGGCATTGAACCGATGGTTAGAATGGTGAACTGTTGGACCGGGTGATTCCATATGAATTGAACAGTTCAACTCCTCTGCTCTTCCTTTCATTAAATGAGCCTAATTTAAAACCCACCTCCTCTCAgacttttaagaaaaaaacaccTAGCCGTCTTCCATTTAATGATATTCGATAAAAACTCAACCCGATTACCCCTTAATGTGCCATACCTTGATTTAGACATGACTTATTGAGTTAGCAATCCACGTCTCATGTGGGATTCATGACTTGAAgtataagaaaaatgaatgaattaaaACTCACCTAAAGgatttaatatttagtaaaatcCCAACCCAAACACCTCTTAACGTGTCATACCTTAATTCACGTGTTGTAGACATGACTTGTTGAGTTAGAAATCCACATCCCATGTGACCTACAACCGAGCAAAACACCCGCTAAGGCTGCATGCACTTTATCACTTAcaatgcaaataaaaaaatgtatatgtttataaaatatttatagtattaaaaaaataatataatattttctaaaattagttaaaattaaataattaattttttttcattttgaatatattgacatttaaatattatacatatttcatttaataaaa contains the following coding sequences:
- the LOC100248659 gene encoding probable amidase At4g34880, which produces MDYCVIPSYEGYKLMHYISFVSLQEKTDEYGQEVFMASEMTNGIGEEERTTMEMLAILSRDGFEKLMKENELDATVTLGPGMAPVLTIGGYPGITVRAGYDEDGMPFGICFGGLRGMEPKLIEVAYGFEQPTMIRRPPA